One region of Streptomyces sp. CG4 genomic DNA includes:
- a CDS encoding SpoIIE family protein phosphatase: MSTYFERRSPATAHSVTVHRRSEAYVDLFDQAPVIFAVLTGPRHLLEAANTAFFETLGCDRGRVGEPIAQVVPELAPQGVLDRLDQVYRTGVAYRSRDGRLLLGGPGRQREGFFDFTYEPRRDAVGRTEGVVVIAVETTAYHHAHLLAAEQRLLLEQIARDAPLEEILFGMATAIEALSPDVIVSVLLVDADGRHLRHGTAPRLPDFYNEAVDGTPIAEGVGSCGTAAHRRRPVIVTDIATDPLWQDYRELASRAGVAACWSTPIQDADGRLLGTFAMYHRTPMAPTDKDMALSAAFTRIAALAVERHAAVAASHAAQERERAAREDLAFLLEAGTAIARETHYADTLQRMARLTVPALAPLCCVHVVECGQAQRIAVAASTRDGEELLSSRALRDEVDAAVARVLASGTTETVHTDGRRAQLGVTGYVCVPLATRGQAFGVLTLLATDLPLDGRTIALAQELARRTASSADNAHQFSDRVRLARDLQAGLLPPELPGIPGATLAASYHPAGEGLDVGGDFYDVFPLPGDRWALMIGDVSGRGALAATTTGIVRHTAHAAARLLNDPAAVVSAINDALLAGGTADEDQFVSLAYGELRHTASHLALSLIRAGHVPPLVRRADGTVVELAEPGLLLGIGPDPGVCPCDIELHPGDSLVLVTDGITEARSADGEFFGEDRLADALAAVRTTTPTAAALVKSVTAAVTGFAGHATLDDQAVLIVTATSGSADVQGDTRTTA, translated from the coding sequence ATGTCCACTTATTTCGAACGGCGCAGTCCGGCCACAGCCCACTCCGTCACGGTCCACCGGCGGAGCGAGGCGTACGTGGACCTGTTCGACCAAGCCCCGGTGATCTTCGCTGTGCTCACCGGCCCCCGGCACCTGCTGGAGGCGGCGAACACGGCGTTCTTCGAGACCCTCGGGTGCGACCGAGGCCGCGTCGGCGAGCCGATCGCACAGGTGGTGCCGGAACTGGCTCCGCAGGGCGTCCTCGACCGGCTCGACCAGGTCTACCGCACCGGCGTCGCGTACCGGTCCCGGGACGGGCGGCTCCTGCTGGGCGGGCCGGGCAGGCAGCGGGAGGGGTTCTTCGACTTCACCTACGAGCCCCGCCGGGACGCGGTCGGCCGGACCGAGGGGGTCGTGGTGATCGCGGTCGAGACCACCGCGTACCACCACGCGCATCTCCTGGCCGCCGAGCAACGCCTGCTGCTGGAGCAGATCGCACGCGACGCCCCGCTGGAGGAGATCCTTTTCGGCATGGCCACGGCGATCGAGGCGCTCTCCCCGGACGTGATCGTCTCGGTACTGCTCGTCGACGCCGACGGACGGCACCTGCGGCACGGCACCGCCCCGCGCCTGCCCGACTTCTACAACGAGGCGGTCGACGGGACGCCCATCGCCGAGGGCGTCGGCTCGTGCGGCACGGCCGCCCACCGGCGCCGGCCGGTGATCGTCACCGACATCGCCACCGATCCCCTGTGGCAGGACTACCGCGAACTGGCGTCGCGGGCCGGGGTCGCGGCGTGCTGGTCCACTCCGATCCAGGACGCGGACGGCCGGCTGCTGGGCACCTTCGCGATGTACCACCGCACCCCCATGGCTCCCACGGACAAGGACATGGCGCTCAGCGCGGCGTTCACCCGCATCGCCGCGCTGGCCGTCGAACGCCACGCCGCGGTGGCCGCGAGCCACGCCGCCCAGGAGCGCGAGCGGGCGGCCCGTGAGGATCTGGCCTTCCTGCTGGAAGCCGGCACCGCCATCGCGCGCGAGACACACTATGCCGACACCCTGCAGCGCATGGCACGGCTGACCGTTCCGGCTCTGGCGCCGCTGTGCTGCGTCCACGTGGTCGAGTGCGGCCAGGCGCAGCGCATCGCCGTCGCCGCGTCCACCCGGGACGGGGAAGAGCTCCTCTCTTCCCGCGCACTGCGTGACGAGGTGGACGCCGCGGTTGCCCGCGTGCTGGCCTCCGGCACCACCGAGACCGTCCACACCGACGGCCGCCGCGCGCAGCTCGGCGTCACGGGTTACGTGTGCGTGCCGCTGGCCACCCGGGGCCAGGCCTTCGGCGTGCTGACTCTGCTGGCCACCGACCTCCCCCTGGACGGCCGCACGATCGCCCTGGCGCAGGAGCTCGCCCGCCGGACCGCATCGAGTGCCGACAACGCCCACCAGTTCAGCGACCGCGTCCGGCTGGCCCGCGATCTGCAGGCGGGCCTGCTGCCTCCCGAGTTGCCCGGAATTCCGGGTGCCACCTTGGCGGCCTCGTACCATCCGGCAGGTGAAGGGCTCGATGTCGGCGGCGACTTCTACGACGTCTTCCCGCTGCCCGGCGACCGCTGGGCGCTCATGATCGGCGATGTGTCGGGGCGCGGTGCGCTGGCCGCCACGACCACCGGAATCGTCCGCCACACCGCACACGCCGCCGCACGTCTCCTGAACGACCCGGCGGCGGTGGTCTCCGCCATCAACGACGCGTTGTTGGCGGGCGGCACCGCCGACGAGGACCAGTTCGTCTCGCTCGCCTACGGCGAGCTGCGGCACACCGCGTCCCACCTCGCGCTGAGTCTGATCCGGGCAGGCCACGTCCCGCCGCTCGTGCGCCGCGCCGACGGCACGGTCGTGGAACTCGCCGAACCGGGGCTGCTGTTGGGCATCGGACCGGACCCCGGCGTCTGTCCGTGCGACATCGAACTGCACCCGGGCGACAGCCTGGTCCTGGTCACCGACGGCATCACCGAGGCCCGTTCGGCCGACGGCGAGTTCTTCGGCGAGGACCGCTTGGCGGACGCGCTTGCCGCCGTCCGGACCACCACGCCCACCGCCGCCGCCCTCGTCAAGTCCGTCACCGCGGCAGTCACCGGGTTCGCAGGCCATGCCACCCTCGACGACCAGGCCGTCCTGATAGTCACCGCCACCTCGGGGTCCGCGGACGTCCAGGGGGATACACGGACGACGGCATGA
- a CDS encoding carbohydrate ABC transporter permease: MSTTTPRDLARPTPAKTAGSRPRRGLRASNTFNFWLFTGPFLIGLVIFVFVPIGWSVWLSFFDARFTVTPSHFVGLDNYRHMLTNRDFTGSLVTFTVFAAFIVPTTWALSLGLALLVHRLRFLRAFFRSVFFLPTACSYVAAALIWKMSLFNGVRFGLANTAIGWFGAENIAWVSDPSPPWYWLVIVTVRLWLQSGFYMILFLAALQNIPGELYEAAAIDGARPGRQTFRHITLPQLRATSAAVILLLLIAAYQAFDEFYNIVGTKATWAQTPLMVLYKTALGASQDYGSGSAGAVILTVLICVVTLFQGRFMGFGRGEEAR, translated from the coding sequence ATGTCGACCACCACCCCGCGCGACCTCGCCCGCCCCACCCCGGCCAAGACCGCCGGGTCCCGGCCGCGGCGGGGCCTTCGGGCGAGCAACACGTTCAACTTCTGGCTCTTCACCGGGCCGTTCCTCATCGGCCTGGTGATCTTCGTCTTCGTTCCCATCGGCTGGAGCGTCTGGCTCAGCTTCTTCGACGCCCGCTTCACCGTCACGCCGAGCCATTTCGTCGGCCTCGACAACTACCGGCACATGCTGACGAACCGCGACTTCACCGGCTCACTGGTGACGTTCACGGTGTTCGCCGCGTTCATCGTGCCCACCACCTGGGCGCTCTCGCTGGGTCTCGCCCTGCTGGTGCACCGGCTGCGCTTCCTGCGCGCCTTCTTCCGGTCGGTGTTCTTCCTGCCGACCGCGTGCAGCTATGTCGCCGCCGCGCTGATCTGGAAGATGTCCCTCTTCAACGGCGTCCGCTTCGGCCTGGCCAACACGGCCATCGGCTGGTTCGGCGCCGAGAACATCGCCTGGGTGTCCGACCCGAGCCCACCCTGGTACTGGCTGGTCATCGTGACCGTACGGCTCTGGCTGCAGTCCGGCTTCTACATGATCCTGTTCCTGGCGGCCCTGCAGAACATCCCCGGCGAGCTGTACGAGGCCGCGGCCATCGACGGCGCCAGGCCCGGCCGGCAGACCTTCCGGCACATCACTCTGCCCCAGCTGCGCGCCACCTCGGCCGCGGTGATCCTGCTGCTCCTCATCGCCGCGTATCAGGCCTTCGACGAGTTCTACAACATCGTCGGGACCAAGGCGACCTGGGCCCAGACCCCTCTCATGGTGCTGTACAAGACGGCGCTCGGTGCCAGCCAGGACTACGGTTCCGGCAGCGCGGGCGCCGTGATCCTCACCGTGCTGATCTGCGTCGTCACCCTGTTCCAGGGCAGGTTCATGGGCTTCGGAAGGGGGGAGGAGGCCAGGTGA
- a CDS encoding ABC transporter substrate-binding protein translates to MSEQSHSTWDRRSILRAAAGLAAAGPLAACGSNNGRGGGSGSGKQLTQFFHAYGEAGVEQAVKRYAKAYSKADVSTQWITSNDYETKLFAALLTQQAPDVFEFHPQIQLVRSGQVADLTDLIEPVKDDFHPADIASHTVDGKIYGVRMIDDPQFFFYRKSMLEKANIPVPTTLDELIEAAAKLTTSKVKGLFLGNDLHAVEAPLIWSAGAETLTAKNEIGYHTDGVVEGLRRLRQLFTSGHLLLDSPADYWDPSAINQGLCAIQFCGMWATPAMQKVLGDDIGVFPFPKVGAKGRPSVYNGGWSMFVNAKGGDVDAAKEYVKWLWIDQKQYQKDFATSYGFHIPPRTSIAAQAGTLKTGLGAEGVQLFNTYGHFDHIGWTQAMWSAWDSVIADCVRKGGDPEAALDKADKTVDRELKKLFG, encoded by the coding sequence ATGTCGGAACAGAGCCACAGCACGTGGGACCGTCGATCGATACTCCGGGCCGCCGCCGGTCTGGCCGCCGCCGGACCGCTCGCCGCGTGCGGCAGCAACAACGGCCGGGGCGGCGGGAGCGGTTCGGGCAAGCAGCTGACCCAGTTCTTCCACGCGTACGGCGAGGCCGGGGTCGAACAGGCCGTCAAGCGCTACGCCAAGGCCTACTCGAAGGCCGACGTGTCCACGCAGTGGATCACCAGCAACGACTACGAGACGAAGCTCTTCGCCGCCCTGCTCACCCAGCAGGCGCCCGACGTCTTCGAGTTCCACCCGCAGATCCAGCTCGTCAGGAGCGGCCAGGTGGCGGATCTGACGGACCTCATCGAACCGGTCAAGGACGACTTCCACCCGGCCGACATCGCCTCGCACACGGTCGACGGCAAGATCTACGGCGTCCGGATGATCGACGACCCGCAGTTCTTCTTCTACCGCAAGTCGATGCTGGAGAAGGCGAACATCCCCGTGCCGACCACCCTCGACGAGCTGATCGAGGCCGCCGCCAAGCTCACCACGTCCAAGGTCAAGGGCCTCTTCCTCGGCAACGACCTGCACGCCGTCGAGGCGCCCCTGATCTGGTCGGCCGGCGCCGAGACCCTCACCGCCAAGAACGAGATCGGCTACCACACGGACGGGGTCGTCGAGGGCCTGCGCCGGCTACGGCAGCTGTTCACCAGCGGTCATCTGCTGCTCGACTCCCCGGCCGACTACTGGGACCCCTCGGCGATCAACCAGGGGCTGTGTGCCATCCAGTTCTGCGGCATGTGGGCGACACCGGCGATGCAGAAGGTGCTCGGCGACGACATCGGCGTCTTCCCCTTCCCCAAGGTCGGCGCCAAGGGCAGGCCCTCCGTCTACAACGGCGGCTGGTCGATGTTCGTCAACGCCAAGGGCGGCGACGTGGACGCGGCCAAGGAGTACGTCAAGTGGCTGTGGATCGACCAGAAGCAGTACCAGAAGGACTTCGCCACGTCCTACGGGTTCCACATCCCGCCGCGCACGTCCATCGCCGCGCAGGCCGGCACGCTCAAGACGGGTCTGGGCGCCGAGGGCGTCCAGCTCTTCAACACCTACGGCCACTTCGACCACATCGGCTGGACCCAGGCCATGTGGAGTGCCTGGGACTCGGTCATAGCCGACTGCGTCCGCAAGGGCGGGGACCCCGAGGCCGCGCTCGACAAGGCCGACAAGACGGTCGACCGCGAGCTGAAGAAGCTCTTCGGATAG
- a CDS encoding cellulose binding domain-containing protein: MPDLPTPKDATEAALFSEGWDAVLSYADLCTSGSLTAHQLATEAFTLGMREVRAAARTHVRGAGRRTARLPTIPALLTAVRDTAAAWETEGQGHKLDPDLRLWLNSAAAARYASRPLERPVALRGLRDMQEADAALLWLAEVEALPLPAVARRLGLDPATVAGELDQVRTLFRDRCHRAHLDTPMDAQCRSYARLLDAVTRSPAADTPDDLSRHLATCVRCAEAAACLRLHGGGLPAALAGGVIGWGGLAYLERRRRAAEVRLGAGRPADAAPAPGSGDPEEEGSGRSRVLRGGLLAAAVLLSALALGVSMMPSGGSGGDAAAARDDTATARDYGRPVADPSVSTTRKPASPTAPAATPSAARTTAGSDRRKTDPEPQGTSSATDDPGPVGTTTAPTATCSAAYHLVNQWPDGFQATVTVSTDRPLTGWDVSWTFPDGQQVGQMWDATAHQDGPHVTATAADYDRAVPAHGTLSFGFLATWQEKNRAPYGFTMNGKSCATG, encoded by the coding sequence ATGCCCGACCTGCCGACCCCCAAGGACGCCACCGAGGCCGCGCTGTTCTCGGAGGGCTGGGACGCGGTGCTCAGCTACGCGGACCTGTGCACCTCCGGATCCCTGACGGCCCATCAACTGGCCACCGAGGCCTTCACGCTCGGCATGCGCGAGGTCCGCGCCGCCGCCCGCACCCATGTGCGCGGCGCGGGCCGCCGTACCGCACGGCTGCCCACCATCCCGGCGCTGCTCACCGCCGTACGCGACACCGCAGCCGCCTGGGAGACCGAGGGGCAGGGGCACAAGCTCGACCCCGACCTCAGGCTGTGGCTCAACTCCGCGGCCGCCGCCCGCTATGCGAGTCGGCCGCTGGAGCGCCCGGTCGCGCTGCGCGGCCTGCGGGACATGCAGGAGGCCGACGCCGCGCTGCTGTGGCTGGCCGAGGTGGAGGCGCTGCCGCTGCCCGCCGTCGCCCGCCGGCTCGGCCTGGATCCGGCCACCGTCGCCGGCGAGCTCGACCAGGTCCGCACCCTGTTCCGGGACCGCTGCCACCGCGCCCATCTCGACACCCCGATGGACGCGCAGTGCCGCTCCTACGCCCGTCTGCTGGACGCGGTCACCCGCTCGCCGGCCGCCGACACCCCCGACGACCTCTCCCGGCACCTCGCCACCTGCGTGCGGTGTGCCGAGGCCGCCGCCTGTCTGCGCCTGCACGGCGGCGGGCTGCCGGCCGCGCTGGCCGGCGGGGTGATCGGCTGGGGCGGCCTCGCCTACCTGGAACGCCGCCGGCGCGCCGCCGAGGTCCGCCTGGGCGCGGGTCGCCCCGCCGACGCCGCGCCCGCCCCCGGCTCCGGAGATCCCGAGGAGGAGGGATCAGGCCGCAGCCGCGTCCTGCGCGGTGGCCTGCTCGCCGCCGCCGTACTGCTGTCGGCGCTGGCGCTCGGCGTGTCGATGATGCCGTCCGGCGGTTCCGGCGGCGATGCCGCGGCCGCCCGCGACGACACCGCCACCGCCCGTGACTACGGCCGGCCGGTCGCCGACCCCAGCGTCTCCACGACCCGGAAGCCCGCCTCGCCGACGGCGCCCGCCGCCACCCCCTCCGCGGCGCGTACGACAGCGGGCTCCGACCGCAGGAAGACGGACCCCGAACCCCAGGGCACCTCCTCGGCCACGGACGATCCCGGCCCCGTCGGCACCACCACCGCCCCCACCGCGACCTGCAGCGCCGCCTACCACCTCGTCAACCAATGGCCCGACGGCTTCCAGGCCACCGTCACGGTCAGCACCGACCGTCCCCTCACCGGCTGGGACGTCTCCTGGACCTTCCCCGACGGCCAGCAGGTCGGCCAGATGTGGGACGCCACCGCCCACCAGGACGGCCCCCACGTCACCGCCACCGCCGCCGACTACGACAGGGCCGTCCCGGCCCACGGCACCCTGTCCTTCGGCTTCCTCGCCACCTGGCAGGAAAAGAACCGGGCCCCGTACGGCTTCACGATGAACGGGAAGTCCTGCGCGACTGGTTGA
- a CDS encoding pyridoxamine 5'-phosphate oxidase family protein, producing MTQEPLPARLSVTDRTRHRRLREQGSVERAELEAILDAAFVCHLGVLVDGRPVVVPTVYGRDEHRLYLHGSVASRSLAGDTAVCVTVTHVDGLVLARSVFEHGVNYRSAMIHGTARKVTDPEEKLAGLRLLTEHTAPGQWSYARRPSRKELAATTLLALSLQEASVKIRTGPPDDGDGPDAALGLWAGVLPLTTVWGTPEPDPALPAQVAVPDHIARRAGTRHG from the coding sequence ATGACCCAGGAACCGCTTCCCGCCCGGCTGTCCGTCACCGACCGCACCCGTCACCGCAGGCTGCGCGAGCAGGGCAGCGTGGAGCGGGCGGAGCTGGAGGCGATCCTCGACGCCGCCTTCGTCTGTCATCTCGGCGTGCTGGTCGACGGGCGGCCGGTCGTCGTACCGACGGTGTACGGGCGGGACGAGCACCGGCTGTATCTGCACGGATCCGTGGCCAGCCGCAGCCTCGCCGGCGACACTGCGGTGTGTGTGACCGTGACCCACGTGGACGGGCTCGTGCTCGCCCGGTCCGTCTTCGAGCATGGCGTCAACTACCGCAGCGCCATGATCCACGGCACCGCCCGCAAGGTCACCGACCCCGAGGAGAAGCTGGCGGGCCTGCGCCTGCTGACCGAACACACCGCGCCGGGCCAGTGGTCGTACGCCCGCCGCCCCAGCCGCAAGGAACTGGCCGCCACCACGCTCCTCGCCCTCTCCCTCCAGGAGGCTTCCGTCAAGATCCGTACCGGCCCCCCGGACGACGGCGACGGACCCGACGCCGCGCTCGGCCTGTGGGCCGGCGTCCTGCCGCTCACCACGGTCTGGGGCACCCCGGAGCCCGACCCGGCGCTGCCGGCCCAGGTCGCCGTACCGGATCACATCGCGCGCCGTGCGGGGACCCGGCACGGGTGA
- a CDS encoding radical SAM protein, whose protein sequence is MGSRTALVEDLMERFPHVPREAVFKEDLLRGGVAFDPSALSDNESGEVKPKSYFIFSFDHGTLPELGEAALRRPPEEIILTGGPYDLRRTVVSVRVNPASPYRVAADDEGLLGLYLDGKRIADVGVPPMPEYYRHTLSNGKSVMEVAPTIQWGYLIYLTVFRVCQYFGAKEECQYCDINHNWRQHKAAGRPYTGVKDVEEVLEALEIIDRYDTQKASTAYTLTGGAITKTVAGRDEADFYGHYAKAIEERFPGRWIGKVVAQALPRDDVQRFKDYGVQIYHPNFEVWDRRLFELYCPGKERYVGRDEWHRRILDSAEIFGARNVIPNFVAGVEMAEPFGFTTVDEAIESTTEGLRFFMSHGITPRFTTWCPEPTTPLGKANPQGAPLEYHIRLLQAYRQTMDDFGLSSPPGYGQPGPGRAVFSVSSFMDSLPAVEPTETPTRV, encoded by the coding sequence ATGGGCAGTCGTACCGCGCTGGTCGAGGATCTGATGGAGCGCTTCCCGCATGTGCCACGGGAAGCCGTCTTCAAGGAGGACCTGCTCCGCGGCGGCGTCGCCTTCGACCCGTCCGCCCTCAGCGACAACGAGAGCGGCGAGGTCAAGCCGAAGTCGTACTTCATCTTCTCCTTCGACCACGGCACCCTGCCCGAGCTGGGCGAGGCGGCGCTGCGGCGTCCACCGGAGGAGATCATCCTCACCGGCGGACCGTACGACCTGCGCCGCACCGTCGTCTCCGTACGGGTGAACCCGGCCTCGCCGTACCGGGTCGCCGCCGACGACGAGGGGCTGCTCGGGCTCTACCTCGACGGAAAGCGCATCGCCGACGTCGGCGTGCCGCCCATGCCGGAGTACTACCGGCACACCCTCTCCAACGGAAAGTCCGTGATGGAGGTGGCCCCGACCATCCAGTGGGGCTATCTCATCTACCTCACCGTCTTCCGGGTCTGCCAGTACTTCGGCGCCAAGGAGGAGTGCCAGTACTGCGACATCAACCACAACTGGCGCCAGCACAAGGCGGCCGGGCGGCCGTACACCGGCGTCAAGGACGTGGAAGAGGTCCTGGAGGCCCTGGAGATCATCGACCGGTACGACACCCAGAAGGCCTCCACCGCGTATACGCTGACCGGCGGTGCCATCACCAAGACGGTCGCCGGGCGCGACGAGGCCGACTTCTACGGCCACTACGCCAAGGCCATCGAGGAGCGCTTCCCGGGGCGGTGGATCGGCAAGGTCGTGGCCCAGGCGCTGCCGCGTGACGACGTGCAGCGGTTCAAGGACTACGGCGTCCAGATCTACCACCCCAACTTCGAGGTGTGGGACCGCCGGCTGTTCGAGCTGTACTGCCCCGGCAAGGAGCGCTATGTCGGCCGCGACGAGTGGCACAGGCGGATCCTGGACTCGGCGGAGATCTTCGGCGCGCGCAATGTGATCCCCAACTTCGTGGCGGGCGTGGAGATGGCCGAGCCGTTCGGCTTCACCACCGTCGACGAGGCCATCGAGTCGACGACCGAGGGCCTGCGCTTCTTCATGTCGCACGGCATCACGCCGCGCTTCACCACCTGGTGCCCGGAGCCCACCACCCCGCTCGGCAAGGCCAACCCGCAGGGCGCGCCGCTGGAGTACCACATCCGGCTGCTCCAGGCCTATCGCCAGACGATGGACGACTTCGGGCTCTCCTCCCCGCCCGGCTACGGCCAGCCCGGACCCGGCCGCGCGGTCTTCTCCGTCAGCTCCTTCATGGACAGCCTGCCCGCGGTTGAACCCACGGAGACGCCGACCCGGGTGTGA
- a CDS encoding ROK family transcriptional regulator, whose translation MGRDGIGGGSCVKRTSRDIRTANRYEVLRQIIAESPTSRQELAAATGLSLATVATLVGELLELRLITEVGFEDSAGGRPRGLVAVNASGGALIGVDIAETYVHAELFDLALNVLARADEDMRPGESRPEQVVGHVAAAVGSVVAQAGVEAARVLGVGVSVPGQVDRDTGVAEYAPNWDWHDVPLLDLLAEHIAYPLHLDNPLRACAVAELWFGAARGRGDAVVVNLGTGVGAGLVLGGGLHRGVSNSAGEWGHTTLVLDGRLCHCGNHGCVETYVGAPGIMQNLRELSPRSPLLHPEDQTATVDALARAVAADDPVAVKVVRDTARYLGAGISDLINLLNPEVVVLSSWVAARLGEPLLDEVRQAVARHALRRPLAATEIVLSPIPTDPVSLGAATFALEGALQSVGQRTGTTVKRTTTPARSRTAPPS comes from the coding sequence ATGGGACGGGATGGGATCGGAGGGGGCAGCTGCGTGAAGCGCACATCACGTGACATCCGCACCGCGAATCGCTACGAGGTGCTGCGCCAGATCATCGCCGAGTCTCCCACCTCCCGGCAGGAGCTGGCCGCCGCCACCGGGCTGAGCCTGGCCACGGTGGCCACGCTGGTCGGCGAGCTGCTGGAGCTCCGCCTGATCACCGAGGTGGGTTTCGAGGACTCGGCCGGCGGCCGGCCCCGGGGCCTGGTGGCCGTCAACGCGTCGGGGGGCGCGTTGATCGGCGTCGACATCGCGGAGACCTACGTCCATGCCGAGCTGTTCGACCTGGCGTTGAACGTGCTGGCCCGCGCCGACGAGGACATGCGGCCCGGCGAGAGCCGCCCGGAGCAGGTGGTCGGCCACGTCGCCGCCGCCGTCGGCTCGGTGGTGGCGCAGGCCGGGGTGGAGGCGGCCCGGGTGCTGGGCGTCGGGGTGAGCGTGCCGGGCCAGGTGGACCGGGACACCGGCGTCGCCGAGTACGCGCCCAACTGGGACTGGCACGACGTACCGTTGCTCGATCTGCTGGCCGAACACATCGCGTATCCGCTGCACTTGGACAATCCGCTGCGCGCGTGCGCGGTGGCGGAGCTGTGGTTCGGGGCCGCGCGGGGCCGCGGGGACGCGGTCGTGGTCAATCTGGGCACGGGGGTCGGCGCCGGTCTCGTCCTCGGCGGCGGCCTGCACCGGGGCGTGAGCAACAGCGCCGGCGAATGGGGCCACACCACGCTCGTGCTGGACGGGCGGCTGTGCCACTGCGGCAACCACGGCTGTGTCGAGACGTACGTCGGCGCGCCGGGCATCATGCAGAATCTGCGCGAACTGAGCCCGCGTTCCCCCTTGTTGCACCCCGAGGACCAGACCGCCACCGTCGACGCGCTGGCCCGCGCGGTCGCCGCGGACGATCCGGTGGCGGTCAAGGTGGTGCGGGACACCGCGCGTTACCTGGGCGCCGGCATCTCCGACCTGATCAACCTCCTCAATCCCGAAGTGGTCGTGCTCAGCAGCTGGGTCGCCGCCCGGCTGGGCGAGCCGCTGCTCGACGAGGTCCGCCAGGCCGTCGCCCGGCACGCGCTGCGCCGCCCGCTGGCCGCCACCGAGATCGTCCTCTCCCCGATCCCCACCGACCCGGTGTCCCTCGGCGCGGCCACGTTCGCGCTGGAAGGGGCGCTGCAGTCCGTCGGGCAGCGGACCGGCACCACCGTCAAGCGCACCACCACCCCCGCAAGGAGCCGTACCGCACCGCCTTCATGA
- a CDS encoding FAD-binding protein, giving the protein MTGTAETAGAVTNWARTLTYTARAFHRPGTLDALAALVAGSARVRVLGSGHSFNRIADPGPDGVLVSAAGLPPLIEVATAARTVRVSGGVRYAELARAVHARGLALPNMASLPHISVAGSVATGTHGSGIGNGPLASAVREVELLVADGSTVTLGRGDARFDGAVTSLGALGVVTALTLDLEPAYEVEQHVFTELPLDGLDFTAVSAAGYSVSLFTDWREPGFRHVWVKRRTDQPTVHFPWAAPARVPVHPIPGMPATHCTEQLGVPGPWHERLPHFRAEFTPSSGEEIQSEYLLPRPTAIDALCAIGGIRSAVAGVLQTCEVRTVAADPQWLSPAHGRDSVALHFTWVRDEAAVLPVVRRLEEALAPFDPRPHWGKVYEIPSAVVRGRYARLADFRGLARSLDPAGKFTNAFVRDLLEG; this is encoded by the coding sequence ATGACAGGGACGGCCGAGACCGCCGGGGCGGTCACGAACTGGGCGCGCACCCTCACGTACACGGCGCGCGCGTTCCACCGCCCGGGCACGCTCGACGCGCTCGCGGCGCTGGTGGCGGGCAGTGCGCGGGTTCGGGTGCTGGGCAGCGGGCACTCCTTCAACCGGATCGCCGACCCGGGCCCGGACGGTGTGCTGGTGTCCGCCGCCGGGCTGCCGCCGCTGATCGAGGTCGCGACGGCCGCGCGCACGGTCCGGGTGTCGGGCGGGGTGCGCTACGCCGAACTGGCCCGCGCGGTCCATGCCCGGGGCCTCGCCCTGCCCAACATGGCGTCCCTGCCGCACATCTCGGTGGCCGGTTCGGTGGCGACCGGCACCCATGGCTCGGGCATCGGCAACGGGCCGCTGGCCTCGGCGGTGCGGGAGGTGGAGCTGCTCGTCGCGGACGGCTCGACGGTGACACTCGGCCGGGGCGACGCCCGGTTCGACGGTGCCGTGACCTCGCTCGGCGCGCTCGGCGTCGTCACCGCGCTCACGCTCGACCTGGAGCCGGCGTACGAGGTGGAGCAGCATGTGTTCACCGAACTCCCGCTGGACGGGCTGGACTTCACCGCCGTGTCGGCCGCCGGATACAGCGTGAGCCTGTTCACCGACTGGCGGGAGCCGGGCTTCAGGCATGTGTGGGTCAAGCGGCGCACCGACCAGCCGACGGTGCACTTCCCGTGGGCGGCACCCGCTCGGGTGCCGGTGCACCCGATACCGGGGATGCCCGCGACCCACTGCACCGAGCAGCTGGGCGTGCCGGGGCCGTGGCACGAGCGACTGCCGCATTTCCGGGCGGAGTTCACGCCGAGCAGCGGGGAGGAGATCCAGTCGGAGTATCTGCTGCCGCGTCCGACCGCCATCGATGCGCTGTGTGCAATCGGCGGTATCCGGTCGGCGGTCGCCGGTGTCCTGCAGACCTGCGAAGTGCGTACGGTCGCCGCCGACCCGCAGTGGCTCAGTCCGGCCCACGGGCGGGACTCGGTGGCGCTGCACTTCACCTGGGTACGCGACGAGGCGGCCGTCCTGCCGGTGGTGCGCCGGCTGGAGGAGGCGCTGGCTCCGTTCGATCCGCGGCCGCACTGGGGGAAGGTGTACGAGATCCCGTCGGCGGTCGTCCGTGGGCGGTATGCACGCCTCGCCGACTTCCGGGGCCTGGCCCGCTCCCTGGATCCGGCCGGGAAGTTCACCAACGCCTTCGTGCGGGATCTCCTGGAGGGCTGA